In Kineococcus rhizosphaerae, the following proteins share a genomic window:
- a CDS encoding TlyA family RNA methyltransferase: protein MAARRLRLDAELVRRGLARSREHASELVSAGRVRVGGSTAAKPATQVDLAAAIVVEETDEKDEYVSRGAHKLLGALDAFSVDVTGRRCLDAGASTGGFTDVLLRRGAGHVVAVDVGYGQIAWSLRTDERVSVLERTNVRTLEPAQVAPAPSLVVADLSFISLTLVLPALVRCVAPDAEHVLMVKPQFEVGREALGAGGVVRSADLRAAAVRTVADAAAALGLGVRGVAASPLPGPSGNVEYFLHLSAGAAPLAEDDLSRAIADGPQAGLS, encoded by the coding sequence GTGGCCGCACGCAGACTGCGCCTCGACGCCGAGCTCGTGCGTCGTGGTCTCGCGCGCTCTCGCGAGCACGCGTCCGAACTGGTGAGCGCGGGACGGGTGCGCGTCGGCGGGTCGACCGCCGCCAAGCCCGCGACCCAGGTCGACCTGGCGGCCGCCATCGTGGTGGAGGAGACGGACGAGAAGGACGAGTACGTCTCGCGCGGCGCGCACAAGCTCCTCGGAGCGCTCGACGCCTTCTCGGTCGACGTCACCGGCCGCCGGTGCCTGGACGCCGGGGCCAGCACCGGCGGTTTCACCGACGTCCTGCTGCGCCGCGGCGCGGGTCACGTCGTCGCGGTCGACGTCGGGTACGGCCAGATCGCCTGGTCGTTGCGCACCGACGAGCGGGTGAGCGTCCTGGAGCGCACGAACGTGCGCACCCTGGAGCCCGCGCAGGTCGCCCCGGCTCCCTCCCTCGTGGTGGCGGACCTGTCGTTCATCTCCCTGACGCTCGTGCTGCCGGCCCTCGTGCGGTGCGTGGCCCCGGACGCCGAGCACGTCCTCATGGTCAAGCCCCAGTTCGAGGTGGGCCGCGAGGCCCTGGGCGCCGGCGGCGTCGTGCGCAGCGCCGACCTGCGGGCCGCGGCGGTCCGCACGGTCGCCGACGCCGCGGCGGCGCTGGGGCTGGGGGTGAGGGGCGTGGCGGCCAGTCCGCTGCCGGGACCCAGCGGCAACGTCGAGTACTTCCTGCACCTGAGCGCAGGTGCCGCGCCCCTGGCGGAGGACGACCTGTCCCGCGCCATCGCCGACGGCCCCCAGGCGGGGCTGTCGTGA
- the murJ gene encoding murein biosynthesis integral membrane protein MurJ, which translates to MSPRARSVAAAAASVALLTVLARLAGFGRVLAFSQTVGDTCLGTAYTTANQVPNVLFEVVAGGALAGVLVPLLSSRLVSDDPRERAAASRTASAALTWSVLALVVVGALTALLARPVMALLLREGAVRQCGDSLLGTGTVMLWVFLPQIPLYAVAVVFAGVLQAQQRFTAPAAAPLVSSLVVGVSYLVVGALVPAAVVKRGLADVPAAGIAVLAGGTTLGVVALAATHAPALRGPVRWRPALRPAAGDGPRLRSLALSGLAVLVAQQVVTVAITVAANGTPGAVNRWSYAWALFLLPYAVLAVPVATAVFPRLARAADAGRAELAAILAPSVRTVLLVSSLGAAVLAAVAAPVSVVFVAGRAGSGQTGDLSLALVLFAPALLGYGLVALLTRALYTVGAGRSAAVGTVAGWGVVLVGVVVLPLLVPADRTVSAVAVAHTLGLSVAGALLLRAVHRAVPGATAGAGPVLAAAVLAALVAGGAGVLLTSWVRTTHVAPAVGEGLLVAALASGAWFAVARAAAPADLRTLVGNARRVVRR; encoded by the coding sequence GTGAGCCCACGCGCGCGCTCGGTCGCCGCCGCGGCGGCCTCCGTCGCGCTCCTCACGGTCCTCGCCCGCCTCGCCGGGTTCGGCCGCGTCCTGGCCTTCAGCCAGACCGTCGGCGACACCTGCCTGGGCACGGCGTACACGACGGCCAACCAGGTCCCCAACGTCCTCTTCGAGGTCGTCGCGGGTGGGGCGCTGGCCGGGGTCCTCGTCCCGCTGCTGTCCTCCCGGTTGGTCTCGGACGACCCGCGGGAGCGGGCGGCGGCCTCGCGGACGGCGTCCGCCGCGCTGACCTGGAGCGTGCTGGCCCTCGTCGTGGTGGGCGCGCTGACCGCGCTGCTGGCCCGGCCCGTCATGGCACTGCTGCTGCGCGAGGGAGCCGTGCGGCAGTGCGGGGACTCCCTGCTGGGCACCGGGACCGTCATGCTGTGGGTCTTCCTGCCGCAGATCCCGCTGTACGCGGTGGCGGTCGTCTTCGCCGGGGTCCTGCAGGCCCAGCAGCGGTTCACCGCCCCCGCGGCGGCCCCGCTGGTCTCGAGCCTCGTCGTGGGGGTCAGCTACCTCGTCGTGGGCGCGCTCGTGCCCGCGGCCGTCGTCAAGCGCGGTCTGGCCGACGTCCCGGCCGCCGGGATCGCCGTCCTGGCGGGGGGGACGACCCTGGGCGTCGTCGCGCTGGCCGCCACCCACGCCCCCGCACTGCGGGGTCCGGTCCGGTGGCGACCGGCCCTGCGCCCGGCGGCGGGGGACGGACCGCGGCTGCGCTCGCTGGCCCTGTCGGGGCTCGCGGTCCTCGTAGCGCAGCAGGTCGTGACGGTCGCGATCACGGTGGCCGCCAACGGGACCCCCGGGGCGGTGAACCGCTGGAGCTACGCGTGGGCGTTGTTCCTCCTGCCCTACGCCGTCCTGGCCGTCCCCGTCGCCACCGCCGTCTTCCCCCGGCTGGCCCGGGCCGCCGACGCCGGGCGCGCCGAGCTGGCCGCGATCCTCGCCCCGTCGGTGCGCACCGTCCTGCTCGTCAGCTCCCTCGGCGCGGCCGTCCTGGCCGCCGTCGCCGCGCCCGTCTCCGTCGTGTTCGTCGCCGGCCGGGCCGGGTCGGGGCAGACGGGCGACCTGTCCCTGGCGCTGGTCCTGTTCGCCCCCGCGCTGCTGGGGTACGGACTCGTCGCGCTGCTCACCCGGGCGCTGTACACCGTCGGTGCGGGCCGCAGCGCCGCCGTCGGCACCGTCGCCGGGTGGGGCGTGGTGCTGGTGGGGGTCGTCGTGCTGCCGCTGCTGGTCCCGGCCGACCGCACCGTCAGCGCCGTCGCCGTGGCGCACACCCTGGGGCTGAGCGTGGCCGGTGCCCTCCTGCTGCGGGCGGTCCACCGCGCGGTCCCGGGGGCGACGGCCGGTGCGGGGCCCGTGCTCGCCGCTGCGGTCCTCGCGGCCCTGGTCGCGGGGGGTGCGGGGGTGCTCCTGACCTCGTGGGTGCGCACGACGCACGTGGCCCCTGCCGTCGGCGAGGGGCTGCTCGTGGCGGCCCTGGCGTCCGGGGCGTGGTTCGCCGTGGCCCGCGCCGCCGCCCCCGCCGACCTGCGCACGCTGGTCGGCAACGCCCGGCGGGTCGTCCGCCGATGA
- the recN gene encoding DNA repair protein RecN — MHIRSLGVIRDARLPLGPGLTVITGETGAGKTMVVTGLNLLMGERADAGAVRAGDESAVVEGRLVVPEDGPVAARAREAGGDLDDGALLLARTLSANGRSRAHVGGRSAPVGVLAELSEHLLAVHGQTDQLRLRSGVQQLRVLDAFAGSVVTGDLTAYQALHARWRSVSAEHDHVAGHSAERAREADLLRLGLDEVERVDPQPDEDTALREESLRLAHVEVLRAAAATAHEALTGAGDEGLGDGGADTRVDAARRALAQAGDHDRTLAALAVRAGEVAYLLADLSTEIAAYAQSLEADPIRLQVVEERRAQLSSLVRRHAVDPADGVAGVLAWAQEAAERLLDLDDDGRLEALAKERDELERDLRALAARLTAARRAAAKDLEGRVATELAALAMPSARLEVAVHAGDDLGPWGGDSVELLLAAHSGAAPRPLSRGASGGELSRVMLALEVVLAGADPVPTMVFDEVDAGVGGRAAVEIGRRLARLARSTQVVVVTHLAQVAAFADTHLTVVKTDDGSVTESGVLRLDDEGRVSELARMLSGRGSGTERAHAEELLRSSRAEAVQDEPAAKPSTPRAARGARTGTRRVGRSASASGTTGGRSSQG; from the coding sequence ATGCACATCCGGTCCCTGGGGGTCATCCGGGACGCCCGGTTGCCGCTGGGCCCGGGGCTGACGGTCATCACCGGTGAGACCGGGGCGGGCAAGACGATGGTCGTCACCGGCCTGAACCTGCTCATGGGCGAGCGGGCCGACGCCGGTGCCGTGCGGGCCGGTGACGAGTCGGCCGTGGTCGAGGGACGTCTGGTGGTGCCCGAGGACGGGCCGGTGGCGGCTCGCGCCCGAGAAGCCGGCGGCGACCTGGACGACGGCGCGCTGCTGCTGGCGCGCACCCTGTCGGCGAACGGGCGCAGCCGTGCGCACGTCGGCGGCCGCAGCGCCCCCGTCGGGGTGCTCGCCGAGCTCTCCGAGCACCTCCTGGCCGTCCACGGCCAGACCGACCAGCTGCGGCTGCGCTCGGGCGTGCAGCAGTTGCGCGTCCTGGACGCCTTCGCCGGGTCGGTCGTGACCGGCGACCTGACGGCCTACCAGGCGCTGCACGCGCGGTGGCGGTCGGTGAGCGCCGAGCACGACCACGTGGCCGGGCACTCCGCCGAACGCGCCCGCGAGGCCGACCTGCTGCGGTTGGGGCTCGACGAGGTCGAACGCGTGGACCCGCAACCCGACGAGGACACCGCCTTGCGGGAGGAGTCGTTGCGGCTGGCCCACGTCGAGGTCCTGCGCGCCGCGGCGGCCACGGCGCACGAAGCCCTGACGGGGGCCGGTGACGAGGGGCTGGGGGACGGGGGAGCCGACACCCGGGTCGATGCCGCCCGCCGGGCGCTGGCCCAGGCCGGCGACCACGACCGGACGCTGGCCGCCCTGGCCGTCCGCGCCGGCGAGGTCGCCTACCTGCTGGCCGACCTGTCGACCGAGATCGCGGCCTACGCGCAGTCCCTGGAGGCCGACCCGATCCGGTTGCAGGTCGTCGAGGAGCGCCGGGCCCAGCTGAGCTCGCTCGTGCGCCGGCACGCCGTCGACCCCGCCGACGGGGTCGCCGGGGTGCTGGCCTGGGCCCAGGAGGCGGCCGAGCGGCTGCTCGACCTCGACGACGACGGCCGGCTCGAGGCCCTGGCGAAGGAGCGCGACGAGCTCGAGCGGGACCTGCGGGCGCTCGCAGCCCGGCTCACCGCGGCCCGCCGGGCCGCCGCGAAGGACCTCGAGGGGCGCGTCGCCACCGAACTGGCGGCGCTGGCCATGCCCAGTGCCCGCCTCGAGGTCGCGGTCCACGCGGGCGACGACCTCGGTCCGTGGGGCGGCGACAGCGTCGAGCTCCTGCTGGCCGCGCACTCAGGGGCGGCCCCGCGGCCGTTGTCCCGCGGGGCCTCCGGCGGGGAGCTGTCGCGCGTCATGCTGGCCCTCGAGGTCGTCCTCGCGGGCGCCGACCCCGTGCCGACCATGGTGTTCGACGAGGTCGACGCCGGCGTCGGTGGGCGGGCCGCCGTCGAGATCGGGCGCCGGCTGGCCCGGCTGGCGCGCAGCACCCAGGTCGTCGTCGTGACGCACCTGGCCCAGGTCGCCGCCTTCGCCGACACGCACCTGACCGTGGTCAAGACCGACGACGGCAGCGTCACCGAGTCCGGGGTCCTGCGCCTGGACGACGAGGGGCGCGTCAGCGAGCTCGCCCGCATGCTCTCCGGGCGCGGGTCCGGCACCGAGCGGGCCCACGCCGAGGAGCTGCTGCGGTCCTCACGTGCAGAAGCCGTGCAGGACGAGCCCGCTGCCAAGCCCTCCACGCCCCGTGCGGCGCGGGGGGCGCGGACGGGCACCCGTCGCGTGGGACGATCGGCGTCCGCCTCGGGCACGACCGGGGGCCGGTCGTCGCAGGGGTGA
- a CDS encoding NAD kinase → MSGGPHACDGTDPVRSVLVLAHTGRPEALNALTKVVHRFHEAGIRTVMTSEEAAALEDQDRALVVQCDLEGALDGAEMVIVLGGDGTILRAAELVRGTDTPLLGVNLGHVGFLAEAEREEIVGTVARVAAGDYRVEERMTLDVQVVADGEVIASSWAVNEVSVEKANRERMLELVVDVDGRPLSSFGADGVIAATPTGSTAYAFSAGGPVVWPEVEALLVVPISAHALFARPLVIAPTSVVGVEVLPGMSDGGVLWCDGRRTFAAPAGARVEVRRSAQTVKLARLSTGIFTDRLVAKFGLPVAGWRGPRPGPGSSDGGRA, encoded by the coding sequence GTGAGCGGCGGCCCCCACGCCTGCGACGGGACCGACCCGGTGCGCAGCGTCCTCGTCCTCGCGCACACCGGTCGCCCCGAGGCCCTGAACGCCCTGACCAAGGTCGTGCACCGCTTCCACGAAGCGGGCATCCGCACCGTCATGACGAGCGAGGAGGCGGCCGCGCTCGAGGACCAGGACCGCGCCCTCGTCGTCCAGTGCGACCTGGAGGGTGCCCTCGACGGGGCGGAGATGGTCATCGTGCTCGGGGGCGACGGCACGATCCTGCGGGCCGCGGAGCTGGTGCGCGGCACCGACACCCCTCTGCTCGGGGTGAACCTCGGGCACGTCGGGTTCCTCGCCGAGGCCGAGCGCGAGGAGATCGTCGGCACGGTCGCCCGCGTCGCCGCGGGGGACTACCGCGTCGAGGAGCGCATGACCCTCGACGTCCAGGTCGTCGCGGACGGCGAGGTGATCGCGTCGTCGTGGGCGGTCAACGAGGTCTCCGTGGAGAAGGCGAACCGCGAGCGCATGCTGGAACTCGTCGTCGACGTCGACGGCCGGCCGCTGAGCTCCTTCGGCGCCGACGGCGTCATCGCCGCCACCCCCACCGGCTCGACGGCCTACGCGTTCTCGGCGGGGGGACCCGTCGTCTGGCCCGAGGTCGAGGCGCTCCTCGTGGTGCCCATCAGCGCCCACGCCCTCTTCGCCCGGCCGCTGGTCATCGCCCCGACCTCCGTGGTGGGGGTCGAGGTCCTGCCCGGGATGAGCGACGGCGGTGTCCTGTGGTGCGACGGCCGGCGCACCTTCGCCGCGCCCGCCGGCGCGCGCGTCGAGGTCAGGCGCTCGGCGCAGACCGTCAAGCTGGCCCGCCTGAGCACCGGCATCTTCACCGATCGCCTCGTCGCGAAGTTCGGCCTGCCGGTCGCCGGGTGGCGGGGGCCGCGCCCCGGTCCCGGGTCGAGCGACGGAGGACGCGCGTGA
- the steA gene encoding putative cytokinetic ring protein SteA, protein MSRRRWGRGDAGTGTSPGTAAATDSVGGTVRVDRRTKRLTKRLKPGDIAVIDHLDLDRVSAEALVACAPAAVVNAARSTSGRYPNLGPGILVEAGVPVLDDVGEDVLAQLAEGAAGVLEDDVLRVDGQVVARGRRLSAEVVAADMEVARAGLSLQLEAFAANTMEYLRRERELLLDGVGVPDIRTDLDGRHVLIVVRGYHYKEDLGTLRPYIREYKPVLIGVDGGADAILEAGYKPQLIVGDMDSVSDAALRSGAEVVVHAYRDGRAPGLERVRSLGIDAVVFPATGTSEDVAMLLADDKGATLIAAVGTHVTLVEFLDKGRAGMASTFLTRLRVGGKLVDAKGVSRLYRSRVSDAQVLVLVLAGVLALVAALLVTPTGQAILAVTGARLEDAWAWLLGLLPGEGP, encoded by the coding sequence GTGAGCAGGCGTCGGTGGGGGCGCGGTGACGCCGGGACGGGTACGTCCCCGGGGACCGCGGCGGCGACCGACAGCGTCGGTGGCACGGTCCGGGTGGACCGCCGCACGAAGCGGTTGACCAAACGCCTCAAACCCGGCGACATCGCGGTGATCGACCACCTCGACCTCGACCGCGTCTCGGCCGAGGCCCTCGTCGCCTGCGCGCCGGCCGCCGTCGTCAACGCCGCGCGCAGCACGTCGGGCCGCTACCCCAACCTCGGCCCCGGCATCCTCGTCGAGGCCGGGGTCCCGGTGCTGGACGACGTCGGGGAGGACGTCCTGGCGCAGCTCGCCGAGGGTGCGGCGGGGGTGCTGGAGGACGACGTGCTGCGCGTCGACGGTCAGGTCGTGGCCCGGGGACGGCGCCTGAGCGCCGAGGTGGTCGCCGCCGACATGGAGGTCGCGCGCGCCGGGCTGTCCCTGCAGCTGGAGGCGTTCGCGGCCAACACCATGGAGTACCTGCGGCGCGAGCGCGAGCTCCTGCTCGACGGCGTCGGCGTCCCCGACATCCGCACCGACCTCGACGGCCGGCACGTCCTCATCGTGGTGCGCGGGTACCACTACAAGGAGGACCTCGGCACCCTGCGGCCCTACATCCGCGAGTACAAGCCCGTGCTCATCGGCGTCGACGGGGGCGCGGACGCGATCCTCGAGGCCGGGTACAAGCCGCAGCTGATCGTCGGGGACATGGACTCCGTGTCCGACGCGGCGTTGCGCAGCGGCGCCGAGGTCGTGGTCCACGCCTACCGCGACGGGCGCGCCCCCGGCCTGGAGCGGGTCCGCTCCCTGGGCATCGACGCCGTCGTCTTCCCCGCCACGGGCACCAGCGAGGACGTCGCGATGCTGCTCGCCGACGACAAGGGCGCCACCCTCATCGCCGCGGTCGGGACGCACGTCACGCTCGTGGAGTTCCTCGACAAGGGCCGGGCCGGGATGGCCAGCACGTTCCTGACCCGGTTGCGGGTGGGCGGCAAGCTCGTCGACGCCAAGGGCGTCTCCCGGCTGTACCGGTCCCGGGTCTCCGACGCGCAGGTGCTCGTGCTCGTCCTCGCCGGCGTCCTGGCGCTGGTGGCCGCGCTGCTCGTCACGCCCACCGGCCAGGCCATCCTCGCCGTCACCGGGGCGCGGCTGGAGGACGCGTGGGCCTGGCTGCTCGGGCTGCTGCCCGGCGAGGGGCCCTGA
- a CDS encoding tetratricopeptide repeat protein produces MSETAPGRPAGGTYEWWRRGLALLADGEAAAAVVLLSRAHREEPGSTVVLEALARAQYDAGDIAGAASSFGDLAVARPADDYAHFGLGLCLSRLGRFGLAAEHLAMAHAMRPDRREYADRLRQVRATLRARQSPGSP; encoded by the coding sequence GTGTCAGAGACAGCTCCAGGACGTCCCGCCGGCGGCACCTACGAGTGGTGGCGGCGCGGTCTGGCCCTGCTGGCCGACGGTGAGGCCGCCGCTGCCGTCGTGCTGCTGTCCCGGGCGCACCGGGAGGAGCCCGGGTCGACGGTCGTCCTGGAGGCCCTGGCCCGGGCGCAGTACGACGCCGGCGACATCGCGGGGGCGGCGAGCTCGTTCGGGGACCTCGCCGTGGCCCGACCGGCCGACGACTACGCTCACTTCGGGCTGGGGCTGTGCCTCAGCCGCCTCGGACGGTTCGGCCTGGCGGCCGAGCACCTGGCGATGGCCCACGCCATGCGCCCGGACCGTCGCGAGTACGCCGACCGTCTGCGACAGGTCCGCGCCACCCTGCGGGCGCGGCAGAGCCCGGGGAGTCCGTGA
- a CDS encoding copper transporter, with amino-acid sequence MIDFRYHVVSLVSVFLALAVGIVLGAGPLNEGISTGITDQVRQLTTEKNQLRTERDAARTSVDQQDAWAEAVGPALVARQLGGRSVAVVELPGADSSQVDATIAVLQAAGAQVSVQVTVQDKWIDTTDAATADRQKAANALTAQLTTPPAADAGTPDVLAAELARAVVTMELVQSGAPDEGAQTVLKTLSDAGLVDVQDGVDPAVPRGTLALVVGGIPDTDTTDAQRSAASDAWTALARELDAAGAGTVVAGPPESAADGGVVADVRADKDLSQDVSSVDDLDSSMGRVNAVLALRQQLSGAAGQYGTADSATAVNPPLPAAAP; translated from the coding sequence GTGATCGACTTCCGGTACCACGTGGTCTCCCTGGTGTCGGTGTTCCTCGCGCTCGCCGTCGGCATCGTCCTGGGGGCCGGACCGCTCAACGAGGGCATCTCGACCGGGATCACCGACCAGGTCAGGCAGCTCACGACGGAGAAGAACCAGTTGCGGACCGAACGCGACGCGGCGCGCACGAGCGTCGACCAGCAGGACGCCTGGGCCGAGGCGGTCGGACCGGCGCTGGTGGCCCGCCAGCTCGGTGGCCGCAGCGTGGCCGTCGTCGAACTCCCGGGCGCCGACTCCAGCCAGGTCGACGCCACCATCGCGGTCCTGCAGGCCGCCGGTGCGCAGGTCTCGGTCCAGGTCACGGTGCAGGACAAGTGGATCGACACCACCGACGCCGCCACCGCCGACCGGCAGAAGGCCGCGAACGCCTTGACGGCCCAGCTGACGACCCCGCCGGCGGCCGACGCCGGGACGCCGGACGTGCTGGCCGCCGAACTCGCCCGCGCCGTGGTGACGATGGAACTGGTCCAGTCCGGGGCCCCGGACGAGGGCGCCCAGACCGTCCTGAAGACCCTGTCCGACGCCGGGCTCGTCGACGTCCAGGATGGCGTGGACCCCGCCGTGCCGCGCGGCACCCTCGCACTCGTGGTCGGCGGGATCCCCGACACCGACACGACGGACGCGCAGCGCAGCGCAGCGAGCGACGCGTGGACGGCCCTGGCCCGCGAGCTCGACGCCGCCGGCGCCGGCACGGTCGTGGCCGGCCCGCCCGAGTCCGCCGCCGACGGGGGCGTCGTCGCCGACGTGCGCGCCGACAAGGACCTGAGCCAGGACGTGAGCAGCGTGGACGACCTCGACTCCTCGATGGGGCGCGTCAACGCGGTGCTCGCCCTGCGTCAGCAGCTGTCCGGGGCCGCGGGCCAGTACGGCACCGCGGACTCCGCGACGGCCGTGAACCCGCCGCTGCCGGCGGCCGCGCCGTGA
- a CDS encoding DUF1015 family protein, whose product MEAARTGARVLSLPSSTEDPVGTPLLRSFPGLRYSPDVAGPLWRLLAPPHTELDKARRAAFLASSPYVVTHLERPEYSVGPGDPDVVRWLDAGVLVQDPASLYVLRQHVAGRARHYLLGALDVSPGDTRVRPHEGVFDQAVTARLERLERTGVDSEPVLVVDSTPWPLPWTRPEGLGELVTRALDEQGAPLVEVWRLRDPEVVRTLVLASASHRFLIADGHHRYAAVHRAAVERGRPAELLVAVVDETVEPVDLSALHRVLPVPAAAAVLDQAERRRSVPSERAAVEEVLRGLGAEQALVLLPDRAAVVEGPEPSGPTVGSGAWVDALLRSGGVAAEAVKYQADTARVWDALSDRAAILLPRPTLGRLQTIVQSGRMLGRKTTSFRPKPLAGAVLRLR is encoded by the coding sequence GTGGAGGCTGCACGCACGGGGGCGCGCGTCCTCTCCCTGCCCTCGAGCACCGAGGACCCGGTCGGCACTCCGCTGCTCCGGTCCTTCCCCGGGCTGCGCTACTCCCCGGACGTCGCCGGGCCGTTGTGGCGGTTGCTCGCGCCGCCGCACACCGAACTGGACAAGGCACGTCGGGCCGCTTTCCTCGCGTCCTCGCCGTACGTCGTGACGCACCTGGAGAGGCCGGAGTACAGCGTCGGTCCCGGCGATCCCGACGTCGTGCGCTGGCTGGACGCCGGCGTGCTCGTCCAGGACCCGGCGAGCCTCTACGTCCTGCGGCAGCACGTGGCCGGCCGCGCCCGGCACTACCTGCTGGGCGCGCTCGACGTCAGCCCCGGCGACACGCGAGTGCGCCCGCACGAGGGAGTCTTCGACCAGGCGGTCACCGCCCGGTTGGAGCGCCTGGAGCGCACCGGGGTCGACTCCGAACCGGTGCTGGTCGTCGACTCCACGCCCTGGCCGTTGCCCTGGACACGCCCGGAAGGCCTCGGGGAGCTCGTCACCCGTGCCCTCGACGAGCAGGGTGCACCTCTGGTGGAGGTCTGGCGACTGCGCGACCCCGAGGTGGTCCGCACCCTGGTCCTGGCCTCCGCGAGCCACCGCTTCCTCATCGCCGACGGGCACCACAGGTACGCCGCTGTGCACCGCGCCGCCGTGGAGCGGGGTCGTCCCGCCGAGCTCCTGGTCGCCGTGGTCGACGAGACGGTCGAGCCCGTCGACCTGAGCGCTCTGCACCGCGTGCTCCCGGTCCCCGCGGCAGCGGCCGTCCTCGACCAGGCGGAGCGACGGCGATCCGTGCCCTCGGAACGTGCTGCCGTCGAGGAGGTGCTGCGCGGCTTGGGCGCCGAGCAGGCCCTCGTCCTGCTCCCGGACCGCGCAGCGGTGGTGGAGGGACCGGAGCCGAGCGGACCGACGGTGGGCAGCGGGGCCTGGGTCGATGCACTGCTGCGCAGCGGCGGCGTTGCGGCAGAAGCGGTCAAGTACCAGGCGGACACCGCTCGGGTGTGGGATGCGCTCAGTGATCGAGCAGCGATCCTCCTGCCGCGTCCGACGCTCGGCCGGCTGCAGACCATCGTGCAGTCCGGGCGGATGCTCGGCCGGAAGACGACGTCGTTCCGACCCAAGCCCCTCGCCGGTGCGGTGTTGAGGTTGCGCTGA
- a CDS encoding HAD-IIA family hydrolase, protein MSTTAGASLRPSTGTLLDEHDVLLLDLDGVVYIGPDAVPHAPSALQAAVAAGRRLGFITNNASRPPEQVAEHLRELDVPARDEDVVNSAQAAADHLASRFPSGSPVLLVGTTGLRVALEAVGLRPTDDRREAVAVVQGFSPDLAWRDLAEATHAVRAGLPWIATNLDATVPTPGGPAPGNGLLVDLVARAAGRGPDVVCGKPERALFDAAVQRLAARSALVVGDRLDTDLQGARTAGLTGLLVLTGVTGVRELFAAGAHERPDHVGHDLRSLADEHPGVETAPDGVSVVARCRRAQVRVGDGGLELLTAEAGQDGLDVLRAAAVAVWSRADNGRSVSGEQLTAAADLVERTVHPPG, encoded by the coding sequence GTGAGCACCACCGCTGGAGCCAGCCTCCGTCCATCGACGGGAACACTGCTGGACGAGCACGACGTCCTGCTCCTCGACCTCGACGGGGTGGTCTACATCGGACCCGACGCCGTCCCCCACGCGCCGTCGGCGCTGCAGGCGGCGGTGGCGGCCGGTCGCCGCCTCGGGTTCATCACCAACAACGCCTCGCGCCCGCCCGAGCAGGTCGCGGAGCACCTGCGCGAGCTCGACGTGCCCGCCCGCGACGAGGACGTCGTGAACTCGGCCCAGGCCGCCGCGGACCACCTGGCTTCGCGGTTCCCCTCCGGTTCGCCGGTCCTGCTGGTCGGGACGACCGGTCTGCGGGTGGCGCTGGAGGCCGTCGGGCTGCGGCCCACCGACGACCGGCGCGAGGCCGTCGCCGTCGTGCAGGGCTTCTCCCCGGACCTGGCGTGGCGCGACCTCGCCGAGGCCACGCACGCCGTCCGCGCCGGGCTCCCGTGGATCGCCACCAACCTGGACGCGACCGTGCCCACGCCCGGGGGACCGGCTCCGGGCAACGGGCTGCTCGTCGACCTGGTCGCCCGTGCGGCGGGGCGCGGTCCCGACGTCGTCTGCGGGAAACCGGAGAGGGCGCTGTTCGACGCCGCCGTGCAGCGCCTCGCCGCGCGGAGCGCCCTGGTCGTCGGCGACCGGCTCGACACCGACCTGCAGGGGGCTCGGACGGCGGGGCTCACCGGGCTCCTGGTGCTCACGGGCGTGACCGGGGTGCGGGAGCTGTTCGCCGCCGGTGCGCACGAACGGCCCGACCACGTGGGGCACGACCTGCGCTCGCTCGCCGACGAGCACCCGGGCGTGGAGACGGCGCCCGACGGCGTGAGCGTCGTCGCCCGCTGCCGCCGGGCGCAGGTCCGCGTCGGGGACGGCGGACTCGAGCTGCTCACCGCCGAGGCGGGGCAGGACGGCCTGGACGTGCTGCGGGCCGCCGCGGTCGCGGTGTGGAGCCGAGCCGACAACGGGCGGTCCGTGAGCGGCGAGCAGCTGACGGCGGCGGCCGACCTCGTCGAGCGGACCGTCCACCCGCCCGGGTGA